One genomic segment of Arachis duranensis cultivar V14167 chromosome 4, aradu.V14167.gnm2.J7QH, whole genome shotgun sequence includes these proteins:
- the LOC107486767 gene encoding putative UDP-rhamnose:rhamnosyltransferase 1, which translates to MAEQAINNKKLHVAMFPWLAFGHIIPFYELAKLIAQKGHKVSFISTPTNIKRLPKLPSNLQPFLEFIELPLPQVENLPQNAESTLDVPHHIVPYLKKAFDGLQGPLTKFLESSTPHWLLYDFAPFWLPPICSNLGISCIFFSIFCAFVKYCILDSVLIRAHSNSIEEIAKPLYDFLSQQNESGVTDAFRLQEIVVGAAAVAIRSCTEVEGESLKNLERVCKKPVIPVGLLPPSPQSNDEDNNNDDKDENWPKILKWLDKQEKGSVIYVAFGSEVKLSDEEFNEIAMGLELSNCPFFWALKRKNSPNNDVSSSMETNNKRGIIWNNWVPQLKILAHKSIGGFLSHCGWSSIIESLEFGCPLILLPFSREQELNAMVVEGIKVGVKVERNENDGKFTRYSIAKALRTMMLEEEGKSCRSHAEEKKVKIFGKKELHQKYIDEFVDFLEIHGPNIS; encoded by the coding sequence ATGGCTGAACAAGCTATCAATAACAAGAAGCTTCACGTTGCTATGTTTCCATGGCTTGCTTTTGGTCACATAATTCCATTCTATGAGCTTGCAAAACTCATAGCTCAAAAGGGTCACAAAGTTTCATTCATTTCCACACCTACAAACATCAAACGCCTCCCTAAACTACCTTCAAATTTGCAACCTTTTTTGGAGTTCATAGAACTTCCATTGCCCCAAGTAGAAAATCTCCCTCAAAATGCAGAATCAACTTTGGATGTTCCACACCACATAGTACCATACCTTAAGAAAGCTTTTGATGGTCTTCAAGGACCTTTGACTAAGTTTCTAGAGAGTTCCACTCCTCATTGGCTCTTATATGACTTTGCACCTTTTTGGTTACCACCAATATGTTCTAACCTTGGTatctcatgcattttcttttctatcttttgtgCATTTGTTAAATATTGCATTTTAGATTCCGTTCTAATAAGGGCACATAGCAACTCCATTGAAGAAATAGCTAAGCCTTTGTATGACTTCCTAAGTCAACAAAATGAATCTGGGGTCACGGATGCATTCAGACTCCAAGAAATCGTCGTCGGAGCCGCCGCCGTCGCTATAAGAAGTTGCACGGAGGTTGAAGGTGAGTCTCTAAAGAATCTTGAACGTGTATGCAAGAAACCAGTTATTCCGGTTGGGTTATTGCCACCTTCACCACAAAGTAATGATGAAGACAACAACAATGATGACAAGGATGAAAATTGGCCCAAAATTCTTAAGTGGTTagataaacaagaaaaaggGTCAGTGATTTATGTAGCATTTGGAAGTGAGGTTAAACTAAGTGATGAAGAATTCAATGAGATAGCTATGGGATTAGAATTATCTAATTGTCCATTTTTTTGGGCTCTAAAACGGAAAAATAGTCCTAATAACGATGTCAGTAGTTCAATGGAGACAAATAATAAACGTGGAATTATATGGAATAATTGGGTAccacaattaaaaatattagcaCATAAGTCTATTGGAGGGTTTTTGAGTCATTGTGGTTGGAGTTCCATAATAGAGTCTCTTGAATTTGGTTGTCCACTTATTTTGTTGCCCTTCTCAAGGGAGCAAGAATTGAATGCTATGGTTGTGGAAGGAATAAAAGTAGGGGTAAAAGTggaaagaaatgaaaatgacGGAAAATTCACAAGATATTCCATAGCCAAGGCATTGAGAACTATGATGTTGGAAGAGGAAGGAAAGAGTTGTAGAAGCCatgcagaggagaagaaggtcAAGATATTTGGGAAGAAGGAGCTGCATCAAAAGTACATAGatgaatttgttgattttttggAAATCCATGGACCTAACATTAGTTAG
- the LOC107486330 gene encoding uncharacterized protein LOC107486330, giving the protein MVLEISIEPSMITEVKTYDLTSRHYPYTVYADDERILCINTTSSQTLSKWLTNLLKSTPKNTPVIVGVTAEHQFTKYTKRSVKDHGYDFISLCIGSHCLLYPLLQQAYSYKAKQNPRPLCDFFANPRVIAVGMEIEKVKAKLEKHHGIELKKALNLRAMAVEGMKEVGEKVDLWRYNLDKLAKTMLGKHFDVVRPEEKLDWYDEESSCCYYNVYTDEKTMFITIDTYLCYLIGFELHGMIHGHEAGKSQDSSKSKKKVNKKKNS; this is encoded by the coding sequence ATGGTTCTCGAGATCAGCATTGAACCCAGCATGATCACCGAAGTCAAGACTTACGACCTCACTTCCCGCCATTATCCTTACACCGTTTATGCCGACGACGAACGCATCCTCTGCATCAACACCACCTCTTCCCAAACGCTCTCCAAGTGGCTCACCAACCTCCTCAAGTCCACTCCTAAAAACACCCCGGTCATCGTGGGCGTAACCGCCGAGCACCAATTTACCAAGTACACCAAGCGCAGCGTCAAGGACCACGGCTACGACTTTATCTCCCTCTGCATTGGCTCTCACTGCCTCCTCTACCCTCTTCTCCAACAAGCCTACTCTTATAAAGCGAAGCAAAACCCTAGGCCCCTCTGCGACTTCTTCGCCAACCCTAGGGTTATCGCGGTGGGAATGGAGATCGAAAAGGTGAAGGCAAAGCTGGAGAAGCACCACGGGATCGAGCTGAAGAAGGCGTTGAACCTTAGGGCGATGGCGGTGGAAGGGATGAAGGAGGTAGGGGAGAAGGTGGATCTGTGGCGGTACAATCTTGACAAGTTGGCGAAGACAATGCTGGGGAAGCACTTTGACGTGGTGAGGCCGGAAGAGAAGTTGGACTGGTACGATGAAGAAAGCTCGTGCTGTTATTACAATGTGTATACGGATGAGAAGACAATGTTCATCACCATTGATACTTATCTTTGCTACCTCATTGGTTTCGAGCTGCATGGTATGATCCATGGACATGAAGCGGGTAAGAGTCAAGATTCTAGTAAGTCCAAAAAGAAGGTtaacaagaagaagaactcatga
- the LOC107486400 gene encoding uncharacterized protein LOC107486400 → MPSFSLGLTDSSQEGASTQETEREKSPETASMLEQLDSLVQKLASSAAKEKDESPQIQRETRGESSAKFENPGGINRIPDDMKQKCYIWGTRLKEDADGNTDEYEEICTLIGQEEYILMRMHLASLQAKSDIESQIVSAICLILNQKNEKRFQEQIYCLPPDIVSMALSDHPRGEFISPKTKKEFRVEAYPSFIHFIDRKKLSSHPYGYIFSRLITYAGGEPLAKRENEKKIKASYVKISRQKTSYDCAIYVMKWLELIELENIKKGKYEWDNWPQEEVDHYRVEYASRILFSEMNKQRDWAIRESSAIRLSKPSSVLLSPFCQINSADIETG, encoded by the exons atgccatcattcagccttggATTGACTGATTCAAGCCAGGAGGGGGCATCAACGCAGGAGACAGAAAGGGAAAAATCTCCAGAAACTGCAAGTATGCTAGAACAATTAGACAGTTTGGTCCAAAAATTAGCAAGCAGTGCGGCGAAGGAAAAAGACGAAAGTCCACAAATTCAGAGGGAGACTAGGGGAGAAAGTTCTGCAAAGTTTGAAAATCCTGGGGGAATAAATCGAATTCCAGATGATATGAAACAAAAGTGCTACATCTGGGGGACGAGACTGAAGGAAGACGCAGATGGCAATACTGACGAGTATGAGGAGATTTGCACTCTGATTGGACAAGAAGAATACATTTTGATGAGAATGCACCTTGCATCCCTCCAGGCAAAAAGTGATATAGAATCTCAG ATTGTATCTGCCATCTGCCTCATCCTAAaccagaaaaatgaaaagaggtttcaggaacaaatatactgtctcccccccgatattgtg AGCATGGCACTTTCGGATCACCCAAGGGGGGAATTCATATCCCCGAAAACGAAAAAGGAATTCAGGGTGGAAGCCTACCCGAGTTTCATTCACTTCatagatagaaaaaaattaagttcgcatccatat gGATATATATTTTCAAGATTGATAACATATGCTGGCGGGGAACCTCTGGCAAAAAGGGAGAACgagaagaaaattaaagcatCATATGTTAAAATATCAAGGCAAAAAACAAG TTATGACTGCGCTATCTACGTAATGAAGTGGCTTGAGTTAATTGAGCTGGAAAACATTAAAAAGGGGAAGTATGAATGGGATAATTGGCCACAG GAGGAGGTGGACCACTATAGAGTGGAGTATGCTTCCCGGATACTATTCAGTGAGATGAATAAACAAAGAGATTGGGCAATTAGAGAGAGTAGTGCTATAAGGCTGTCGAAGCcatcctctgtattattgagtCCATTTTGTCAGATTAATTCTGCTGATATAGAAACTGGGTAA